From a region of the Rhinatrema bivittatum chromosome 15, aRhiBiv1.1, whole genome shotgun sequence genome:
- the RPL24 gene encoding 60S ribosomal protein L24, whose amino-acid sequence MKVELCSFSGYKIYPGHGRRYARTDGKVFQFLNAKCESAFLSKRNPRQINWTVLYRRKHKKGQSEEIQKKRTRRAVKFQRAITGASLAEIMAKRNQKPEVRKAQREQAIRAAKEAKKAKQATKKTATSSKAPTKAAPKQKIAKPVKMQAPRVGGKR is encoded by the exons ATGAA GGTCGAGCTGTGCAGCTTCAGCGGCTACAAGATATACCCGGGCCATGGCCGCCGGTACGCCAGGACAGACGGGAAG GTTTTCCAGTTCTTGAATGCAAAATGTGAATCTGCATTTCTTTCCAAGAGGAATCCCCGTCAGATAAACTGGACTGTTCTATACAGGCGCAAACACAAGAAGGGACAATCT GAAGAAATACAGAAGAAGCGAACCCGCCGTGCTGTCAAGTTCCAGAGGGCTATCACTGGTGCATCTTTAGCTGAAATAATGGCCAAGAGAAACCAGAAGCCTGAGGTGCGAAAAGCTCAACGTGAGCAAGCCATCAG AGCTGCCAAGGAAGCTAAGAAGGCCAAGCAGGCTACCAAGAAGACTGCCACATCTTCTAAG GCTCCCACAAAGGCTGCACCAAAGCAAAAAATTGCAAAGCCTGTGAAAATGCAAGCCCCGCGTGTGGGTGGAAAACGCTAA